The following are encoded in a window of Nakamurella sp. A5-74 genomic DNA:
- a CDS encoding ABC-F family ATP-binding cassette domain-containing protein, with translation MSNLVNLESVGIVRGVTPVLTGVSLGVQSGDRIGVLGLNGSGKSTLISVLGGRLRPDTGRVSTAGGARIEVVDQSVTIDGDATVRDVALFTFAGEGEHEWASDASVRGVLDGLGLGAIGLESRMRDLSGGEQRRVTLAAALVTEADLLILDEPTNHLDIEGVNWLAEHLLSRRSALVAVTHDRWFLDAVAQTTWEVVDEGVEIREGGYSDWVFARAERLRLDKAAEERRKNLARKELAWLRRGAPARTSKPRYRIEAAEELIADVPEPRNAAALHQFATRRIGKDVIDLEDVTVGITTPEGARRTLLDDVTFRIGPGDRIGIVGVNGSGKSTLLRTIVGELQPDSGRVKQGRTVALGFLRQAPEELPAGIRLLEAVAGASVPGLSPDLARSVDFGGRSMSPSQLAEEFGFTNAQQWTTVERLSGGQRRRLQLMRILMESPNVLVLDEPTNDLDVDTLTALENLLDSWPGTLIVVSHDRYLVERATDSVYALFGDGAVTHLPGGIDEYLRRRAVTGGSGRVEAVAAPVAADTGAGPGAGSGVASDSVPALSAAVLRDLRKELQRLDKRLESLRRKQEQLRSQLESVGADYTRASELDRELHAVGDERDETELAWLEVAEQLEG, from the coding sequence TGATCGGATCGGTGTGCTGGGTCTCAACGGGTCCGGCAAGTCGACCCTGATCTCGGTGCTCGGCGGGCGCCTGCGTCCCGACACCGGCCGGGTGTCGACCGCCGGCGGAGCCAGGATCGAGGTGGTCGACCAGAGCGTCACCATCGACGGCGACGCCACCGTCCGCGACGTCGCGCTGTTCACCTTCGCGGGTGAGGGTGAGCACGAGTGGGCCTCCGACGCTTCGGTCCGCGGGGTGCTGGACGGCCTGGGGCTGGGCGCCATCGGGTTGGAGTCCCGGATGCGTGACCTCTCAGGTGGCGAGCAGCGGCGGGTGACGTTGGCGGCCGCCCTGGTGACCGAAGCCGACCTGCTGATCCTCGACGAACCCACCAACCACCTCGACATCGAGGGCGTCAACTGGCTGGCCGAGCACCTGCTGTCGCGGCGCAGCGCGCTGGTGGCCGTTACCCACGACCGGTGGTTCCTCGACGCGGTCGCGCAGACCACCTGGGAGGTGGTCGACGAAGGTGTCGAGATCCGCGAGGGCGGGTACTCGGACTGGGTGTTCGCCCGCGCCGAGCGGCTGCGGCTGGACAAGGCGGCCGAGGAACGACGGAAGAACCTGGCGCGCAAGGAACTTGCCTGGTTGCGCCGTGGAGCGCCGGCGCGGACGTCGAAGCCGCGCTACCGCATCGAGGCGGCCGAGGAGCTCATCGCCGACGTCCCCGAACCCCGCAACGCCGCTGCGCTGCACCAGTTCGCGACCCGTCGGATCGGCAAGGACGTGATCGACCTCGAGGACGTCACGGTGGGGATCACCACCCCCGAGGGAGCGCGGCGCACCCTGCTGGACGACGTCACCTTCCGGATCGGACCGGGGGACAGGATCGGCATCGTCGGCGTCAACGGATCGGGGAAGTCGACCCTGCTGCGAACCATCGTCGGCGAACTGCAGCCGGACAGTGGCCGGGTGAAGCAGGGCCGCACCGTGGCGCTGGGGTTCCTGCGGCAGGCCCCCGAGGAGCTGCCTGCCGGTATCCGGCTGCTGGAAGCCGTTGCCGGAGCGAGTGTTCCGGGATTGTCGCCGGACCTGGCCCGCAGCGTCGACTTCGGCGGCCGGTCGATGTCGCCGTCGCAGTTGGCCGAGGAGTTCGGCTTCACCAACGCCCAGCAATGGACGACGGTCGAGCGGCTCTCCGGCGGTCAGCGCCGCCGGTTGCAGCTGATGCGGATCCTGATGGAGTCGCCCAACGTGCTCGTGCTCGACGAACCGACCAACGATCTGGACGTCGACACGCTGACCGCGCTGGAGAACCTGCTCGACAGCTGGCCCGGCACGCTGATCGTGGTCTCGCACGACCGCTACCTGGTGGAGCGCGCGACCGATTCGGTCTACGCCCTGTTCGGTGACGGGGCGGTCACCCACCTGCCCGGTGGGATCGACGAGTACCTCAGGCGGCGGGCCGTGACCGGTGGCTCCGGCCGGGTGGAGGCGGTGGCCGCGCCGGTCGCTGCCGATACCGGTGCTGGTCCTGGTGCAGGTTCGGGGGTCGCGTCGGACTCCGTGCCGGCGCTCTCCGCAGCTGTTCTGCGCGACCTGCGCAAGGAGCTGCAGCGACTCGACAAGCGGTTGGAATCGTTGCGCCGCAAGCAGGAACAGCTGCGCTCGCAGCTCGAATCCGTCGGCGCCGACTACACCAGGGCGAGCGAGCTCGATCGCGAGTTGCACGCCGTCGGTGACGAGCGTGACGAGACCGAGCTGGCCTGGCTCGAGGTGGCCGAGCAGCTCGAAGGGTGA